In a genomic window of Flammeovirga agarivorans:
- a CDS encoding precorrin-2 dehydrogenase/sirohydrochlorin ferrochelatase family protein: MNTMFPIFLKMSEITTLIVGGGNVGHEKLAAILKNSPDAVVTVVSIEFGEELLDLAKDFPSVTLEKRPFEISDLDDHHICLCATDDYDLHVKIQEECNKRKMIVNVADTPPLCDFYLGSVVTKGDLKIGISTNGKSPTLAKRMREFLEDALPSETQSLLDNLKDIRDKLTGDFQDKVKQLNDITQKVFDKKE, translated from the coding sequence ATGAATACAATGTTCCCAATTTTCTTGAAAATGTCTGAAATCACTACGCTTATCGTTGGTGGAGGGAATGTAGGACATGAGAAATTAGCAGCAATATTAAAGAATAGTCCGGATGCAGTAGTTACCGTTGTTTCTATTGAATTTGGAGAAGAACTATTAGACCTAGCAAAAGATTTTCCTAGTGTGACATTGGAAAAAAGACCTTTCGAAATCAGTGACCTAGATGATCATCATATCTGTCTTTGTGCCACTGATGATTACGATTTACATGTTAAAATTCAGGAAGAGTGTAACAAAAGAAAGATGATCGTTAACGTAGCTGATACACCTCCATTATGTGATTTCTATTTAGGTTCTGTTGTCACAAAAGGAGATTTAAAGATTGGTATATCAACAAATGGAAAATCACCTACATTAGCTAAAAGAATGAGAGAGTTTTTAGAAGATGCTCTTCCTAGTGAAACTCAATCCCTACTAGATAATTTGAAAGATATTAGAGATAAATTAACTGGAGACTTTCAAGATAAAGTGAAGCAGTTAAATGATATTACTCAAAAAGTTTTCGATAAGAAAGAATAA
- a CDS encoding alpha/beta fold hydrolase has translation MAIDLFEKYTDEQSHFLDIDEMKVHYKIEGEGFPIVLLHGTFASLHTWDRWTEVLSKKYKVIRLDLPGFGLTGPRPDRTYSVEIYLKFLETFFKRIDIKKFYLVGSSLGGWLAWEYAYRYKEQVRRLVLLDAAGFNDKDSTPLIYKVVQNPILKEFKMFHGLAEYVKAPKTINEFFLKNAYGDPKRIEPTTLTRYHEMFSRKGNKEAFLNIATSGHQDHSDRLKDLETPTLILWGEKDRWIPLSNAYRFNFNLPNSTLIVYKEVGHIPMEEIPDKTVEDTINFLENEAFDSGAKIKTSNLCDRYPDEVEIGRPFYLQSLSRRKSFYGRAVCYKTNSVKLILDRIEEENGKGKVLIVDWEAEEHDALIDDEIAFALLHQEWEGIITNANYRHYETISKLRTGIVAKHAYPKKAKEKEDTIEIHYHAEVAGVDFIDGHYVYVDEDGVVSSKRNLVEWEKD, from the coding sequence ATGGCAATAGACCTTTTTGAAAAATATACAGATGAACAATCCCATTTCTTAGATATCGATGAAATGAAAGTTCATTATAAGATTGAAGGGGAAGGATTTCCAATAGTATTACTACATGGAACGTTTGCCTCACTACATACATGGGATCGATGGACAGAAGTGCTTTCCAAAAAATATAAGGTAATACGCTTAGACTTACCCGGTTTTGGCTTAACTGGCCCAAGGCCAGATCGAACGTACTCTGTAGAGATATACCTAAAGTTTTTGGAAACCTTTTTCAAAAGAATAGATATTAAGAAGTTTTACCTTGTTGGTTCATCATTAGGTGGATGGCTTGCTTGGGAATATGCTTACCGTTATAAAGAACAAGTAAGAAGACTTGTCTTATTAGATGCTGCAGGTTTTAATGATAAAGATTCAACACCTCTTATTTACAAAGTTGTTCAAAATCCAATTCTCAAAGAATTTAAGATGTTTCATGGGTTGGCAGAATATGTAAAAGCACCTAAAACAATTAATGAATTCTTCCTAAAAAATGCATACGGTGACCCCAAACGTATTGAGCCAACTACATTGACGAGGTATCATGAGATGTTTTCTAGGAAAGGGAATAAAGAAGCATTTTTAAATATAGCAACAAGTGGCCATCAAGATCATTCTGACCGACTAAAAGACTTAGAAACACCAACTCTTATTCTTTGGGGAGAAAAAGATCGATGGATTCCATTATCCAATGCATATCGTTTTAATTTCAACTTACCTAACTCAACACTTATTGTATATAAAGAAGTGGGTCATATACCAATGGAAGAAATTCCAGATAAAACGGTTGAAGACACCATTAATTTCTTGGAGAATGAAGCTTTTGATAGTGGTGCTAAAATTAAAACTTCTAATCTATGTGATCGTTACCCTGATGAAGTAGAAATTGGCCGTCCCTTCTATCTACAAAGCCTAAGTAGACGGAAATCATTTTATGGTAGGGCTGTTTGTTATAAGACTAATAGTGTAAAACTTATTCTTGATCGAATTGAAGAAGAGAATGGAAAAGGTAAAGTCCTTATCGTGGATTGGGAAGCAGAAGAACATGATGCCCTAATCGATGATGAGATAGCCTTTGCCCTACTCCACCAAGAATGGGAAGGAATTATTACGAACGCAAATTACAGGCACTATGAAACTATTTCAAAGCTAAGAACTGGAATCGTAGCAAAACACGCCTACCCCAAAAAAGCGAAAGAAAAAGAAGACACTATTGAAATCCATTACCATGCAGAAGTAGCTGGTGTAGATTTTATTGATGGTCACTACGTATATGTCGATGAAGATGGGGTTGTAAGTAGCAAGAGAAACTTGGTAGAATGGGAAAAGGATTAA
- the cobA gene encoding uroporphyrinogen-III C-methyltransferase yields the protein MTKTIQPELTLVGAGIGDPDLITMKGIKALRRADVVLYDALVCEELLEYAPQAKKIYVGKRVGQHSFKQEDINRLIVSNAFAGGHVVRLKGGDPFVFGRGHEEMIYAQKHGIRVNLVPGISSSVAAPALQGIPVTRRGDSQSFWVITGTTKEGEVSNDIALAAQSSATVIILMGTKKIDQIMDSFKAAGKENTPVAIIQNASTPEEKIGLGQVHNIAEVMREKQLGSPAVIVVGEVVKHHAEYPQTLSKVVVHALA from the coding sequence ATGACAAAGACTATACAACCAGAATTGACATTAGTAGGAGCAGGAATTGGCGATCCAGATTTGATTACTATGAAAGGAATCAAAGCTTTACGCCGTGCGGACGTGGTTTTGTATGACGCTCTTGTTTGTGAAGAATTATTAGAATACGCACCTCAAGCGAAAAAAATATATGTTGGTAAAAGAGTTGGACAACACTCCTTTAAGCAAGAAGATATTAACCGTTTGATTGTTTCTAATGCCTTTGCAGGTGGTCATGTTGTTCGTTTAAAAGGTGGAGATCCTTTTGTTTTTGGCAGAGGTCATGAAGAAATGATTTATGCTCAAAAACATGGAATTAGAGTGAATTTAGTTCCTGGAATTAGTAGTTCAGTAGCAGCACCAGCCTTACAAGGTATTCCTGTTACAAGAAGAGGTGATAGCCAAAGTTTTTGGGTAATCACTGGAACAACTAAAGAAGGAGAAGTATCTAATGATATCGCTTTAGCAGCACAATCATCTGCAACAGTGATCATTTTGATGGGTACTAAAAAAATTGACCAAATTATGGATAGTTTTAAAGCTGCTGGAAAAGAAAATACTCCTGTAGCAATTATTCAGAATGCATCTACGCCGGAAGAGAAAATTGGTTTAGGACAAGTACACAATATTGCAGAAGTAATGAGGGAAAAACAATTGGGTTCTCCAGCTGTTATTGTAGTTGGTGAAGTTGTAAAACACCACGCTGAATACCCTCAGACTTTATCAAAAGTTGTAGTTCATGCACTAGCATAG